A single genomic interval of Aphidius gifuensis isolate YNYX2018 linkage group LG6, ASM1490517v1, whole genome shotgun sequence harbors:
- the LOC122859103 gene encoding high-affinity choline transporter 1, whose protein sequence is MINIAGFLSIVIFYIAILGVGIWAAKKKRSNNNSDEEVMLAGRSIGLFFGIFTMTATWFGGGYINGTAEIIYTKGLVWCQAPFGYALSLVFGGIFFANKMRQQGYMTMLDPLQDAFGERMGGLLFLPALFGEIFWAAGIISALGATISIIIDMEQSHSIIFSAFIAVFHTLFGGSYAVAYTDVIQLACIFIGLWLCIPFAWMNTKVHPLNSLEIDWIGTIQPKEYWTYIDNALLLIFGGIPWQIYFQHILSSKTSIQAQLLSYIAAFFCIIMAIPAVLIGAIAKSTAWNETNYVGSWPIENNQTSIILPMVLQNLTPNVISFFGLGAVSAAVMSSADSCMLSASSMFARNIYKLIFRQRATEMEIIWVIRVGICIVGMSSTIIALKIQSVYGLWSLCSDLVYVILFPQLLMVVYFKNYCNTYGSLSAYIIAFVIRLSGGENIIGLPAYIHYPGYDKINNIQLFPYKTMAMLISLLTLIVISYWTNNIFINGKLSPYYDVFRCVINIPENVQIVGYNPADKDEQMAVLAGGVGKIYGSKNKANGCVDKKTLEPDNDMKSDTIELISNDCYDGNDDFLESSNNQYLSSCKTQLNTVF, encoded by the exons atgataaatattgctggttttttatcaatcgtaattttttacattgcaATTCTTGGTGTTGGTATATGggcagctaaaaaaaaaagaagcaacAATAATTCTGATGAAGAAGTTATGCTTGCTGGACGTtcaattggtttattttttggtatattCACTATGACTGCAACTTGGTTTGGTGGTGGATATATCAATGGTACtgctgaaataatttataccaAGGGTCTTGTTTGGTGTCAAGCTCCGTTTGGTTATGCACTGAGTCTCGTCTTCG ggGGTATATTTTTTGCCAACAAAATGCGACAGCAGGGGTACATGACAATGCTGGATCCACTTCAAGATGCATTTGGTGAAAGAATGGgtggtttattatttttaccagccCTATTTGGTGAAATTTTTTGGGCTGCTGGTATAATTTCTGCACTTGGTGCAACAATATCAATCATCATTGATATGGAACAAAgtcattcaattatttttagtgcATTTATTGCTGTTTTTCATACATTATTTGGTGGTTCATATGCTGTTGCTTATACTGATGTTATTCAACTTGCTTGTATTTTCATTGGACTG tGGCTGTGTATTCCATTTGCCTGGATGAACACCAAAGTCCATCCTTTAAATTCACTGGAAATTGACTGGATCGGTACAATCCAACCGAAAGAATACTGGACATACATTGACAATGCTTTACTATTAATATTCGGTGGTATACCAtggcaaatatattttcaacatattCTATCATCAAAGACATCTATCCAAGCACAGCTATTAAGTTACATTGCtgcatttttttgtattattatggCAATACCAGCTGTACTAATTGGTGCAATTGCAAAATCAACTG CATGGAATGAGACTAACTATGTGGGATCTTGgccaattgaaaataatcaaacaagTATTATATTACCAAtggttttacaaaatttaacaccaaatgttatttcattttttggtCTTGGTGCTGTATCAGCAGCTGTTATGTCATCAGCTGATAGTTGTATGTTATCAGCAAGTTCAATGTTTGCACGTAATATTTACAAGCTAATATTTCGACAAAGG gCAACTGAAATGGAAATAATCTGGGTGATACGTGTTGGAATTTGTATTGTTGGTATGTCAAGTACAATAATTGCCCTGAAAATACAATCAGTATATGGATTATGGTCACTGTGTTCTGATCTTGTCTACGTTATATTATTTCCTCAATTATTAAtggttgtttattttaaaaattattgcaatacATATGGAAGTTTGTCAGCATATATTATTGCATTTGTAATTAGATTGAGTGGTGGCGAAAATATAATTGGTCTTCCAGCGTATATACATTATCCTggttatgataaaataaataatatacaattatttccATATAAAACAATGGCAATGTTGATATCATTGTtgacattaattgtaatatcATACTggacaaataatatatttataaatggtaAATTATCACCGTATTATGATGTATTTAGGTGTGTTATTAATATACCTGAAAATGTACAAATAGTTGGATATAATCCAGCTGATAAAGATGAACAAATGGCTGTTCTTGCTGGTGGAGTTGGTAAAATTTATGGCAGTAAGAATAAAGCTAACGGttgtgttgataaaaaaacacttgaacCGGACAATGACATGAAATCAGatacaattgaattaatatcaaatgattGCTATGAtggtaatgatgattttttggaATCaagtaataatcaatatttatcatcatgtaaaacacaattaaatacggtcttttga